Proteins from one Malaya genurostris strain Urasoe2022 chromosome 2, Malgen_1.1, whole genome shotgun sequence genomic window:
- the LOC131428568 gene encoding sericin-2-like, translating into MDNFRSQQHRSTTTTTTSGSSSSNSSGSNSNNNNNNGSPSIGSSSTTIAAVHTSSFTRIRSTTRSTMAKATAVRLSTGKKFSQLLIITPAVVIDTSNDDGYVGPFNSHDSGCGSSGSDASLESNQGNEPVTGNRIRSDGNNNDKSNRSKLLPKARQQFGAKVAPSSSSSSSSSTSTGCGNGGQGHSWRWCSIICSAVRCFRDASHTQQHFGPIRYSSHGGDASAGCENSIRHPLTGSNPPNTMGRRSSRFNSNHIYEYTIKSYRSSRSTEHDRVNNNNSNSINSTGNHSENVTSDKANIMYKL; encoded by the exons ATGGACAATTTCCGCAGTCAACAACATCG TAGTacgaccaccaccaccaccagcggcagcagcagcagcaatagCAGCGGAAGCAAcagtaacaacaataacaacaacggcAGTCCTAGTATCGGCAGCAGTTCCACTACGATTGCAGCAGTACATACGTCCAGCTTCACCCGTATTCGATCGACTACGCGATCGACAATGGCTAAAGCGACTGCGGTGCGGTTGTCCACCGGAAAGAAATTCAGTCAACTGCTTATTATTACACCGGCGGTCGTAATCGATACCAGCAACGACGACGGCTATGTTGGTCCCTTCAACTCGCATGACAGTGGCTGTGGTAGTAGTGGAAGTGATGCTAGTTTGGAAAGCAACCAAGGCAACGAACCGGTGACTGGCAATAGAATTAGAAGCGACGGGAACAACAACGATAAGTCGAATCGATCCAAACTGTTGCCTAAAGCGAGGCAACAATTCGGAGCTAAAGTtgctccatcatcatcatcatcatcatcatcatcgacatCGACCGGATGTGGTAATGGCGGCCAGGGTCATTCCTGGCGTTGGTGTTCGATTATTTGCTCAGCTGTGCGGTGCTTTCGGGATGCCTCCCATACCCAACAGCATTTCGGGCCAATTCGTTATAGTTCACATGGTGGGGATGCGTCAGCTGGTTGCGAAAATTCCATTAGACACCCACTTACCGGCAGTAACCCTCCTAATACAATGGGGCGCCGCAGCAGTAGATTCAACAGTAATCACATCTATGAATATACTATCAAAAGTTATCGATCGTCTAGATCGACCGAGCATGATCGCgttaataacaataatagtaACAGTATCAATAGTACCGGAAATCACTCCGAAAATGTAACCAGCGATAAGGCCAACATCATGTACAAGTTGTGA